In Phyllopteryx taeniolatus isolate TA_2022b chromosome 5, UOR_Ptae_1.2, whole genome shotgun sequence, the DNA window GCTTCTTTGCAATGCAGGGGATTTCCACATAGCCAAACTCTTTCAGCCTGTGTACTTGCTGGGCTGTGATGGGATGCTGCCACATAGAAGTGTTCATCGCAGGGCAGAAGAGGAGGGGGCGACTAGTATCCCAGGCTCTCACCACACACGTCTGCCAATGAGAAATCCATAAAGTTGCTAATGCATCTGAAATTCATTTCATATAACaaaccagtttgaacattcagtGTTCTCACCAGCAGGTTGTCACAAATGCCATTAGCAATCTTTCCAAGCGTGTTTGCATCTAGGGGGGCGATGATGAGCAGGTCTGCCCAGCGCCTGAGCTCAATGTGTAGCACTGGGTCAGATCTCTCACTCCACATCTGGAATAACAGAATAGACATGACTCGCAGAGAAGGCGACAACTAAAATATTGTATATGGAAGTTGTGGTGTCTCTTTTGGTTTGAATCCATATACATGTACTTACAGTGGAAGTGTGTCTacacacacacccttgttcaaatctCATTTTtctataatacatatatatatctgtatatgtgaatatagaaaattagaaatgagctcagagGTAcaaccaaggttagatgttttggatacaaagttagagagagcagacttcgatggtttggtaacgtccagaggagagacagtgagtatattggcccaaggatgatgaggatggagctcccGGGCAAGAGAGcgcgaggaagaccaaagagaaggttgatggatgtagtgagggaagacatgagggcagttgttgtttgagaggaggacgcaggagataggcttacatggaaaaggatgacacgctctGGCAACCCCTAACGGTACAAGCCGTATTGAGAAGAGGATTTTAATACAGAATCAGTCACACTAGTCCAAGTTATGTCAATTATAAAATTATCCACTCAAGCAAACAAaaggaaatggaaaaacaaaaaggggtCAACCTCATGGGGCATCTGTGTGCCTAGCCTGAGTAGCTCCTTTCCTGCAGGAATTGCTCGGGTTTTTATCGCTGTGTGAGAATAGAACTTTGTGAACTTAACTTTGCCAGATTCCTGAATTTGTGTGGAGCCTCGAGAATCATTCAAAGGAGCTTtgatagttttaaaaaaaattattattattattatttttttttttaccttagtACTACTTAAGCTCAAACGTTTTAGTGAAGGTGGTGATCCAGCGGATGGAACGAGATCCATTCTCCAACTGGCCTGAACATGGGTCCTTGCCTGCCTGAGTTTGGATCCACATCGAAGTTCACCAGACACTTTTGTCAAGCTTAATGTCAGATCCAAGCAGACAGCTTGGTTTCTATGAAATAATTATTGTTACATATGCAGTCACCATGACCAGGTGGATGTGGGTATGCCTTGCATTTCACATTTGAACTCATTTGGttcaataataaaacacaaatgcagAAATCTAAACCTGGTATAACACACCTCTAGGCATCCACTCTCTATtgcgcttgtcttcattagtgGCTCAAAAGtactgcagcctatcccaactgactgtAGGAGAGAGGTGGGGATGTGATTTACATCTTGGACTGGTCACTAGTCAGTTGCagcacacatacagacaaacaaccatccacactctcattcacaactacgggcaatttagagccttcaattaatctaacatgcaCGTTTGATTTTGGCATTTGGGAGGAAGTACTCTGAGAAAGGCCATCCAatcacgaggagaacatgcaaactccacgtagAAAGACCTGAGCAACGATTTGAACCACGAATCTCAGAAGAGCTTCCATCTAATAGTAAAACTTTACCTCCCACTCATCTTTGTCACTATAAACCTTTACTGAAACCTCTTCGGGGTTATAGAAGTGCTGTGCATGTTCAGTGGTGACCACTCTTACAtccacctgtaaaaaaaaacaaagaatacagtacattaaagtaggctttacacgatcaggatttttggggccgatcaccgatcagcaagttaaaaaaaaaaagataaaccgATCacagatccgatcacaagatggagcaatgtgtctatttaaatgatgtGTTCATTTCcagtatatacttgtgtactgtatactgagtttcccc includes these proteins:
- the ppcdc gene encoding phosphopantothenoylcysteine decarboxylase isoform X2; this translates as MWSERSDPVLHIELRRWADLLIIAPLDANTLGKIANGICDNLLTCVVRAWDTSRPLLFCPAMNTSMWQHPITAQQVHRLKEFGYVEIPCIAKKLVCGDKGKGAMAEVSTIITVIKQYLQQTSEPSPQT
- the ppcdc gene encoding phosphopantothenoylcysteine decarboxylase isoform X1, with amino-acid sequence MQTDDDDDDDDDSHHSHSHSPNDLVKTSGSFCVLVGVTGSVAALKLPLLVSELLQLPGVDVRVVTTEHAQHFYNPEEVSVKVYSDKDEWEMWSERSDPVLHIELRRWADLLIIAPLDANTLGKIANGICDNLLTCVVRAWDTSRPLLFCPAMNTSMWQHPITAQQVHRLKEFGYVEIPCIAKKLVCGDKGKGAMAEVSTIITVIKQYLQQTSEPSPQT